The genomic stretch tgggtGAGGCTCTCTTTTATGTGTGGGGAGGGGTAGGTGTGGCTATAGAGTCTGTGGTTTGGGATCCGTGTTTGTCGCTAGCTATCGGCTGCAATGGCAGAGGCGAAGAAGGCGGCATACTGCGAAGCAAAAAGACAAGCCGACAGTGAAATTGAGTTAACCATGGAATTGCTTTTTTCTTGGTGGCAAGAGCTGAAGCTCGTCAAGGAGATGAGAAGTGACATGTAGTTGGTGTGTTTTCTGGTGGGCCTGTAATGAATGTTCCTTCTAGCTATCCAGCTAGCTACGTTACCATCGACTGTAGAAAAGCCAAGTGTCTGTGATGTCACGCAGTTAATTTCCACGGGCTTTTGTGAAAACTGTTTTGACACTGCGGAAGTTAAGTTTCCAGGCACCACCATGTTGTAGAAATTGGAGCCAGAGACAGCGCAGTAGGGAGAAGGGGGACCCATACATGAACATGAAGTTCTGATGAATCAGTCATCCACTAAGAGTGTGACTCTCCAGTGATGCAAACTGCTCCTACTTCATCCACAAAATATATCtacactcactgtgcactttattaggtctaaACCTACGGCTCAGGAGCTCTAGTTAATCTTCACATCAATCTTCAGAACGGGGGGAAAAATGttatctcagtgatttcaattgtggcatgattgttggtgccagacggactggtttgagtatttctgtaactgctgatctcctgggattttcacgcaaaacagtctctagagtttactcagaatggtgtgaaaaacaaaaaacatccattgagcggtagttctgcaggcagaaaccccttgttgatgagagaggtcaacaatCTGACCAAAAGGCTATGGTAACTCAGTTCTTGGCACACATTGGTCCCgctaataccaatcaatcattgaatgccacagcctacttgagtattgttgctgaccatgtgcatcccttcatggccacaatggacccatcttctaatggctaattccagcatgataatgcaccatgttccaaagcaaaagttgtctcaaactggtttcatgaacatgacaatgagttcaacgttcttcagtggcctcccagtcaccggatctgaatccaatagaataCCTTTGGGATATTGTAGAATgagagatttgcagcatgaatgtgcaacAGACAAACCTGCAGTAATTTCATGATGTAATATTGTCAGCATGGAACAGAATATCAAAGGAATGTTTCAACATTTTGTGGAATCCATAccaagaattgaggctgttttgagagcaaagggagaccctacccagtattagtatagtgttcctaataaagtgctcagttagTGTATATGACAAATGATACAATACCAAATCGGCACATGGGGATACACAAGGCAAAGAAAAAACACCTATTGCatctacattttcttgtgggggaaaaaaaacactgacataGTGAGACTTGCTGGTGGTAGAAACACCTGTATTGGAGCCAACCACACTGGGGCTAGTGAGCTACCGGTTATGGCCACTTGCACATTACCCAGCCTTTCGTATCATATTCTGCTCTCCCATAAAGATGTGTTCCCCCATATGGGGACTACTGTTGCTGTTTATACTTATAACATATACGTATATGTTATacttatatagttatagttcATAGTATAATTCACCTGCATTTATTTCAGTCGGGGGAACACATCTCGACAGAGGAATGGAATTTGATGCAGCATACATGTAGCCAGCTTGAATAACAAAGTTGCTAGCATGATTAGCTGGGTATAATTAGATGATACCATCTTTACATCCCAGTTCTAAATAAATGTGTAGAATAGCTCAATacagaaagaaacacaaaatggatgcaCTAGGGAGTAGCTACTGTTATAACTATGTTACTGCATGCTAAGGGGTGCACTTAcaattgtgttcaaataaatagcagtgcgttaaaaaaagtgaaaatattttttattagcttttagttcaatatttcaaatttacATTCAATtgcaaatcaaagcattagcaaatttgatcaagtctgtgtcattcttttacaggaagcaaagaaaaggaatattaatctgttccaaaaaatggcagtgttgacatttttctcttcaaactctataaactgaatacatttttcaagatataacttcactttaaattactgaactaatatttagctgcaaaaccattgtttttgataactggtGCGCATCTGCATTGTATCAAGTCAACcagcacctagaaacaggtatttcagcccaggatgaacaattGAATATTTGGGGTTTTCTTCAgaaactgtatttttaatgtcaccccacaagttttcaatggggtacgaacccaacaccgtggtatgaaaaacatccccaaaccaagatttttgcgccaccatgcttcactatCTTCAGAGTGTATTGtagcttgaattcagtacccgggggtcgtctgacgtactatcgacgaccactagacccgaaaagaacaattttactctcatcagtccatagaatgttatgccatttctctttgggccaatcattgtgttccttggcaaatttttaccgattctgcacatgccccttttttcaacaatggtgctttatgggggcttcttgctgaagCCTTGGATTAGatcaaacatcttctgactgtaacagcacttacaggtaattgtagatcatctttgatctttctggagctgataaaTGGCTGAATccttgccattctgactattcttcgatccattttaacagtagtttctcattttcttccgcttgtttcaggtttttgttgccattttaaagcatttgagatcattttagctgagcatcctataatttgctgcacttctttatacgttttcccctctccaatcaactatTTAATCAAATGAgttgttcctccaaacaatgtttgggACGGCCCaatttacttagcaattcagaaggaaacactgctattattttgaacacgcccttttcaatgaatgagtcaattactcagaacaagcagcgtgcatgtcatgacagttgggtctgttgttttgctattacactactacatctacaagtaaagttttgccatgcagaaatatcactactactaataacagtggttcatcaggttacagatgttgtactgctattttcttgaacacaactgtgtaGTCTAAAGATCGTTATAACATTGGCATGCATGTTACTAAAAtagttattttcaaaatatctcTGATCACCTCACATCTTCACTTGATATTTTGCTTATCACTGGAGGTGTGGGTGGGtttgaggacagaggaggagcCTTCTTTGATTACCAAGATAGGGCCACAACAAGgcaaaaaatcctgcatagtatgcctttatgTACTCAACACAAACGATACACAGGATTGGTAGTGTTCTTTCTTGTGTTCTTGTTACTATTTACTAGAACATATCCTGTAACATTCTtccttttttgtcttttatttttggtGTATTCAGATAATATCCAAAACTTATCCTGTAGAAGATCCTGTAGAGGCCAGCAAGCACTGGACAAACACTTGCTTGAGAAACACTGGTCTAGTTTTGTAAAGGAGGAAGTGATGCAGGGGCCATTGCAGGTTAACAAGCAGCAAGAGACAAGCCTGTCTATTGTGAGCACCACTGTCCTTCCTGGGGCCTTGTGGACAGGGGAGCATGTTCTGACTTTCCACCACTGCCCGGAATGTCACCAGAGTTACCAGTGCCTGAACATTTTTACACAGAAAACTGTGTACCTGTCAAGAGTACAGTCTGGCATCAAGGAGGACCTAGAAGGGGTTGCAGAAACAATATTTCACTGTATGAAATGTGGGGAAATGTTCCAGCGCAAGGAGGTACTGAAGGTACACCAGCTCACACACATAGAAGCCAGGCCTTATTCCTGTACAGACTGTGGTAAGACCTTTCCGCAATTTGACTCTCTGAAACTGCACAGCAGAAGCCACTTTGAAGAGACTTTGAAGCAGAACATGGTGAAGGGGACCAGTGAGCCATGTGCTGTTAACTCTTGTAGTGAGTGTGGTATGGTGTTTCACCAGCTCTGCAGTCTACGTGATCATGAGAAGACACACCATGGGAGAACTCTGTACATCTGCACGGACTGTGGAAAGAGCTTTCGACAGTCACGCAACCTGCAGCGGCACCAGAGCATCCACACGGGAGAAATGCCCTATCACTGCAAAGATTGCAACAAAGGTTTCAGCCAGATGGGTTCCCTCAAGCTGCACTTGCGCAGTCACACTGGTGAGACCCCATACCAGTGTTCCTTCTGTGACAAGAGCTTTAGCCAGCTGCAGAACCTGAAGAGACACCGCCGCACTCATACCGGAGAGACTCCATACCCCTGTGCAGAATGCGGCAAGAGCTTCAGCCAGCTAGGCAACCTGAAGGCTCACCTCCGtatacacacaggagagacgCCATTCTCCTGCTCAGTGTGTGGTAAGGGCTTCAAGAACAAAGGAAACCTCAAGGCCCACTACCGGATCCACACAGGGGAGACCCCATTCCAGTGCAAggactgtgggaagaacttTGGCTGGTTGGCTGCCCTTAAGACTCATCaacgcactcacacaggggagaggccataCCACTGTGAGCGGTGTGGTGAGAGTTTTGCCTACTCATACAAACTTCGCACACATGGCTGCCAGGGCTGATGGAGACCCCTGGGTCTGTTGGTAAGTACTTCAGAGAGGACAATTCAAGAGAGGCTTCACTAAACTCAATTCAATCTGTATGTTGTTAACTATGTTTAATGTGGTATTGATCTACCAATGACCAAATATAActtgattcatatttgtatgtaatAACATAACTTTTTCAAAATTCTCTcaaaaaactgtttttcagTTAAGTCCTAAGTTTTGGTTAAGAAAAAtgacccctctcacacacatctccCACTGTGAAGATCTTTTAGACTGACACAACAGAACAACTTGACAGATTTGTGGCAGTGCATCACAGTCAGCGCTGGCAATACTAGACCATAAGGCTCTTCCAAACACTAGAACAGTACTTTACGAGGATGTAGTTGCTCAATCTTCATTCATATTTGAACGCcgagtttgaaagtttgatcagaGTTCTGTGAGCCAGGTGAGCTGGGCTGGAcacatttaatttgcatttgtgCAAATACAGAACCTTCAAACATATCACAGCACTCGCTGGACTGCACCCAACATGTATTGCACCCCTCTCCATAGTGAATAAATTTTGTTCCTACCTAAGAAACAATTATAACACAAGAAAATTGGTGACTgcgccaagttctcttaaatcataCAAGCGATtgaagaacaaatctgttcgtaTGACTGATTTTTGCGTGAGGCCCATTGTTCTAGAATGGCATTGCTTTCAATAACCTTTCTTATAACAACATCAGAATGTTCAGATTGGAACATTCTAATTACATAGTTGTGATTTTGTTCCTGAAAGGGATGACTTACTCACAAATACTTTCACCTTCAAATACTTTGCTGGGTTTCACATGACCAGTTCAGCAATGTCTGTTCAGTAGATCCTGTTCGTTGTTGAGGCATCTGTTAGTCTGACAAAGATAGGTGTCCACCTGTATTTTTTGCCTGCGCCACATTAAAAGGCATTTCCATTTGCTGTCTCCAAACATTGTGCTGTCTTTACTTGATGTGCTATCCATTGTATTCAGGTATGTGTGACTATAGTTTTATACTTGAGAAATACTCTTGGAAAACTGGCTTTAACTGACTTTTTGTACCAGGCATCTGTATCGTAGCACCATTTACTGTGTCAACCTGGTGTCATTGTGCCTTTTATTAATGGAAGTGCATTTGTTCAAGCACACAGTGCAACACTGTATCAAGTAGGATATTGGCAGGCAATTCACTTTGGTCCATGTCAATATATTTTGATATTCTAAACTCAATCACACATTTGAGGTGGGCACTGTATTAGTGAAAAACATGGTCTTCCTGTTCACCATTGAAGGTGTTAAGTATTATTGTTCATTATCATACATGCTGTCAGGCAAGCAAGGATTAcgcaaaatatgtttattatctGAATCCAGTGGTTCCAACCATCAATGCTAAGatgttcagcactctgaatactgaacacaagtggtATTGCGTGCTAGAACCCCTCACTTAACCTACATATTGAATATATTGTAtatgatttaaatgaataattctgATTAAAAATGTCAATGATAAATTAAATTGGCAAATTATTTGATAGGTCAATCTACAGTAAACTGGTAGAATCAACCAACAAGGTAAAACTATATCAGGTATAATTTTATTAAGAAACAGTCAATTAGAATAATAAATCGAAATCATAATTTttaaattctaattctaatttgagagagagagagagagagagagagagagagagagagagagagagagagagagagagagagagagagaccgataAGCCAGACCTTGCCAGAGGAACAAAGTAAACAGCTAGAAAATATGtagtaaacacacagccaaggaaCCACCACCAAAGTGAAAAGGATTCCTTCTGCTCCAAAAATCCAAATTCCTAACACAAAGTATGTTCACTCATGACTAGAACCAGCCTATCCAATGAAGAGAGGTCTGCAGGAGGTCATTCATAATGCCTATATATCAGCATGACTGATTTTAAAAAGCCAGACTGCAGATTGCATTTTTTAGAAGCAGACGTACAACCTCAGTCAGCTGTTTAAATGCATCTTATTCATGCTGTTCCTCTTGAACAAAGGAAGCTTCCTCGTTTTCAGTGGACCACATCATCCAGAGAGCTTGTGCAAGATGTAGTAGTTGTTTCCCCAATATCCTTGGCATGAATGTTGAGCAAAAGGCTCTGTGCCAGAGGTAAATCACGTGTTTGCATGATGACAGAAATCATTTTCGAATATTTTGTGAATGGTCAAATTTGTGTTACTAGTAGCGTAATAATTATTTGGAAATTTCTTATTAGGCTACATACAATAAATAGTAAGCTTTTCCCAAAATCACAAAAAATCAAATGAACAGTTCTGCCCCAAGAATgtaggtttttttcttttcttataatGATAGTGAATAAATGTGATTCCTACTATCGTCGCTACTCGTTTTATGCCTATTTCTATAgctaatattttcacatttatagCTGTGCTAAACATAacttaaatgtaatgttatggttGGCGTTGTTTGGAGTAGACTAACGACacaacatgaaaaatgaaatgcttaaaATGTGGATTAGCTATGGGCCTAATGCACGTCCATAGGCTAAATAAACAGTTAACATTGAAATGAATAGGTATCGATTTAGATGCATTTAGTTTTTCATTTCCGACTTTCGAATTCCTTCAAACCTTTCTGAgacttttttatatatttatattttttggatAAAGTAAAAAGACCTCCCATGTGTAGGCGATCACGTTTTAAATCTTTAGAAAGCTCTAACCTCGGACAGCAAATATGTGCGCTGCAGAAAAGGGAATAAGTGTTCATTAAAGGTTGACGCAGATGTACAACAGCCGTGGTGTTGTATGTAGGCTGTCATTTTTTCACTgatttacattttgcatttggcAGTGTGAAGGGCTTTGGGGTGTTATATGACTCGTTGACAGTTACAGTAAATCGTTTACTAaatgacaatttaaaaaaaggtcgtGGGCGTGATAGTCGGTATGTAGAGCTTGTACATATTGTGTCTAGTGCGTATACTGCCACCGGACGAGTGAAAGTATTAGCACATTGGAGGTTTTGGCAAGTCACACATGGATGTGGACACTCGATTCCATGACTGAGCATCAGTTTATTCTATCGCCCACACAGGCGGAGGAGGAAACGTGCTGGatcagtgagaggagagagggagagcaagaaaacaggacagatAAAAATTGTAAATTCAAATCAACCTCTAGGGAGATAGAAGCATCTACAATACAATTCCCGTGGCAGAAATACATTACGTTTGCACTGTCTTGAGAATTTTCTAAACATTTAAAGCACCGGTAAGTACATTTTTTTAACGAGGCGTTTGAACATGTATTTGATTGAATATGGCTAGCTTGCTAAGTTAGCTCGCTAACGTAGCCAACGTTTGCATTTTTTGTTGACCGGTGCATAGATTACATAcatgttattattttacttaGGCATATAGTAGTGAATCGTGTCCATATTGCATTTGGTTTTACACGGTAAGTTGTCAAACGTCATCATTATCATGGCAAGAAACATGGCAAGAAGCTGGTAACGTCGTAGTAAAGTAAGCCAACCACAAACGAGTAAAGTTAGCAGTTAAACGTTAGCTAAACTTTTTTAAGCTATAACCGATTCAATAGACTGGCCTCGCTAAAATACGTTTTCAGCCAGCCTGTATTTCAAACGTGTATATTGTTCATTTCGTAAGCCAGTTGCATGCGTTATGTTAAAGCAAATTTAGAATTTGTTTTAGAGATAATTTaaattttatgtacctacatttttacttttacaaaTCTTTAAACTACAGTACCATAGCTAATGCAACGATCACTAGGGTTAGGGAGAGAAAGATATAGTTCCTCGTTCAAATTGACATGTCATCGTTAAGCAAGCAGTGAGTAGAGTAGACCACTTTAAAatcgctaacgttagcaaacCGTATCTACCATGCTTTCTTTTTAAGCCTTCTATCTGAAATTCAGAATGATTACTTGCAAGGTCGGCATTGGTGGTAACATTGGATAAGTGCATCTGCATACCAGGAATTTTGACTTGACACACTGTTTACCAGTTCGCTGAATGAAAGTGCATTCCTTAGAAAAGGGCCTTGACTAACATGAATTGGAGAAAATGACGGGTTGCTGCAACAATGAGAAATTGCCACCAGCATTCAAGTGAGAGACGAGCGCCGCAAGTTGTGCGATGTTCCCGATTGAGCAAGAGACAACTTCCCAGAAATGTGCAGATGGTAGTACATCCCATGTGATGACTCACCAGTTAGCTTTTCGGCGTCACAACAATTCGTATCCGTCATAGCTACTCAATTTGAGGAGTTTGTACTGTATCGGGCACCTATTCCAGTAACAGAATTGCACACGTTCTTCTGAGGGAATCATTCGTGATGTCTCAGTTCCCGAGGCTCAGGTGACTTCGTTTTTTACACAGTAGATGGGTATGTGACGGTATTTTGACTGTACGTATTCTGCTTGACAACGTGAGCCatgttattttgtctttttcccCTCCAAACCAACTTGTTGATGCTGATAGAATGTTGAGTGCAATGGCTATGATTGCCGATTCCTTATGTCACAACTGGTCACGTATGCGACGAGAGTACTACTTTGCTGGATCAAACGCTAGGCATAGGATTTATTTTAATGCACTCACAAGACTTGTGAACAGGAAATATGTTTAtagtttgttttcattgcaCACAAATTTAATTCCACATGAAAACAATCCATTACATATTTTACTTTCAATCGAAACTGCTTAATTTTACATCTTGTACTGTGCTTTTAATGAACTCTGAGCTTACTGGCATTATCCTTTTTATTGCAGGAGCAGccccattgtgtgtgtttgagagtaagAATTAAGATCAGGAAAGGAAATTAAGATTTCAGAAAGGGGCCAGCATGCTATTGAGACTAATAAATCTGACTGTAAGGCTAGCTGCCTTCTTTATTCTGGTTGTAGTAACATCTGTAATGAGTGAGGCTTGCCTTATGATCAGTGAGGTAAACGCGGATAACCCCAGACTTGACACCACAGAGTTTGTAGAACTGTACCACACAAGTGGCCAGAGAACTTCTTTAGATGGCTACACCTTGGTCTTCTACAACGGTAATGGAAACATTGCCTACAAAGTGTTGGACCTTAAAGGCTACACCACAGATGACAGGGGCTACTTTCTGGTGGGCTCCATTGACGTTCAGCCCAAGCCTGCCATCCTCTTGCCCCCCAACACGATCCAGAATGGCCCGGACGCCATCGTGCTCTACCACTCCAGTGAGGACAACGGGAAGTACAACGAGAAGATGGACGTGACGGCCGCCGGCTTGGTGGACGCCATCGTGTACACAACGCGCCGCTCGGGGGACGCAGAGTTTCTGGCGAGGACCCTGACCCCGGGGTCCCCGGCCTTTGTGGAGGACGAGTCTATCCATGAGGGCGACGAGTCGATCGAGCGCTGCTGGCTGTCTGTGGCCACCTGGACCTTCCAGGTGGCTCCGCCGTCCCCTGGCCAGCGCAACCGCTGCTCCCCGCCCAGGGGCCCGGACCCACGCATCAGCGAGCTGCGGCTCGGAGGGGAGCCGTCGGAGGTCTTCGTGGAGCTGACTGTTCCCCAGTCGACTGACccgctggtgctggtgctgctggACGGGCGGACGGACACGGTCAGCTTCAGCATGGAGATCAAACCGGCCAAGGATGGGCTGGTCCTCATCTCTTCTGGAAAGAGCGGAGGTGAGCTTCCAGGCCTCCCGGAGGGATTGTGGTGCTTGAAGTCGATTGTGGTGCTTTGTACTGTAATGCTGCGCCAATGCCTGAGAAAATAACTTtttgtcttatattgagacttaaaatcttatatcacaaaaatattgccaatgatgtCAGAccgtttgactaatttcaaggtttgccaatgaaataataaaatttcacttatcaagcaaacattaacttaaaacaagaaccagagagaaaaaatattatCTTTAGTCTTAttgcaagactaaaatgcttgttaagacagtcacTTTCTGCAGTGCATGTTTTCAGTGGAAGTGCGGGAAAGGCCCTGGAGCTGGGGTGAcggtttttttccctcccctcCAGGCGACGTTGTGTTAACGCCTGGTGACCACTCGGTGTTGGCACCACGGGCCACGTCCTCGGGTGCCGTGGTGTTGTACAGCAGAAACACTGACGACTTCCCTGTGGGCAGCCCACTCAGTCCCCAGCAGCCACTCGACGCCTTTGTGTACTCCAGCCCTGACGCCGTGGCCAGCGACAACCTCACGGAGGCTCTCATCCCTGGCAGAGGGGCCTTCCGTCTCCACCCCAGGCAAGCCTGCTGAGTCACTGTAATTACTGCCAGGCCTAGTGGAGAGTATACCATTCAATTATTTATAATACACCATACTTATTATAAGAAAGACTGTCTCCGGGTTTGCTTTCCAAAATGGATGGAGAAGCTCTGCTTTTTTCTAATTTTAGTTCTACTGCCCATCTACTGCATAAGGATTTTAGTCCCATTGAAACTTGAGACATAAGTCAGTTTTGACGTATTTGTATTGATGTGCATGCATGAACTGTTCACCCCTTGACATTTTTAGGTTGGAGGAAGGGGGTTTGACCCTTAGCCGTTGTGGCACTGCCGACTGGAACAGAGACCCTGGGGTTTTCATTGAAGTTCAGCAGACTCCAGGACGGCCCAATCAGTGCTCGTGGCCAGCAACTTGCCCTCATAATGTTTGTGAGTATTTGAACAGTTGTGGGTTGGAGTCATTTCACTTTGCTTTGGTGTTTCTTACTTTTGTTTATCCCAGATTATGATTGTGTAGAAGATTGTGTATGAATCTCATGTGAGCTAAtgctgtgaaaatatatttcccatCCAACATTCACTAGTAGTAGTTTCAGGCTCTACTATGGATTCAAAACTATAAAACCAAACCCAATTAATGTTTAGAGCTTTGCTTACT from Conger conger chromosome 2, fConCon1.1, whole genome shotgun sequence encodes the following:
- the LOC133122567 gene encoding zinc finger protein OZF-like, whose amino-acid sequence is MMANAEEEARDEMETVTIKEETVEDDISAEILEQCLLEDKDFSGKYNNIQNLSCRRSCRGQQALDKHLLEKHWSSFVKEEVMQGPLQVNKQQETSLSIVSTTVLPGALWTGEHVLTFHHCPECHQSYQCLNIFTQKTVYLSRVQSGIKEDLEGVAETIFHCMKCGEMFQRKEVLKVHQLTHIEARPYSCTDCGKTFPQFDSLKLHSRSHFEETLKQNMVKGTSEPCAVNSCSECGMVFHQLCSLRDHEKTHHGRTLYICTDCGKSFRQSRNLQRHQSIHTGEMPYHCKDCNKGFSQMGSLKLHLRSHTGETPYQCSFCDKSFSQLQNLKRHRRTHTGETPYPCAECGKSFSQLGNLKAHLRIHTGETPFSCSVCGKGFKNKGNLKAHYRIHTGETPFQCKDCGKNFGWLAALKTHQRTHTGERPYHCERCGESFAYSYKLRTHGCQG